Genomic DNA from Brenneria izadpanahii:
GACCGATAGCGATCCGCATCGGACAGGCGTACCGAATACAGCACGGCGTCCGCATTCCGGATCTCCAACGCGACAACGCCCGCGGTTTTCATTATCGTCGGCAGCCAGTATTGGATATTTTCGGGCGATTGCGCCGAAAGCGCCCGATCAATACTGGACGCCATCTCGCTCAACTGTTGAGTCGCCCGTTGCTGACTATAGTAGAAGAGACTAAAAACGCTGCTGACAAGCATTAAGGCCATGGCTAACACCGTCAACAGCGTCATGCGCATGGTGAATTTGGTCGTAAATCCCATCCCTGCGTTCTACTCCTGATAAATGTTGTTTCTGCGGCTCTGCTGTCTTTTATCAGTCTGTATACTACCTGTACAAATATAGCCGCTAAATAGTTAAGTACCTTTTTATTCTGCCGCAAGAGAGCATACATGCACCCTCAGCTTCCCGAATAGCGAAATGGAATAATGCACCCCAAATCCGTGAACTTGATACGATTCAACGCCCAAAGGCAAGATAACGATAAGCCGCGGTGACCGCTTTCAGGCGTTAGCGCGTTATTCTGACAGATAGTCTTGTTACACCCTGCAAAAAACTATTTCTCTCCATCAATCGCGGTTTCCCTCCCGATTCATCTATAAATAGGTAGAGCGCCACCCCTAACCTACCCTGCGGGCAGAATACTTATGGCTAAAAATCGCAAGCTGACAGAGGCGGACGTCACGCCGGAGGCCATTTTCCACCAGCGTCGCCGCGTGTTGAAAGCGCTGGGCGTCACGGCCGCGACCCTGTCGTTGCCGCTATCGGCGCAGGCGGATTTGCTTGCCTGGTTTACAGGCGGCAATCGTCCCAAAGCCCCGCCGGGCAAACCGCTGTCGTTCACGCAGCCGGCGGACTGGCGGCTAAAGACGCCGCTCACGCCGGAAGATAAGGTCGCCGGTTACAACAATTTTTACGAATTCGGGATGGATAAGGCCGATCCGGCGGCCAATGCCGGCGGATTGAAAACGGCAGGCTGGGAAATACGGATTGACGGCGAGGTGGCAAAGCCCATCACGCTGGATATCGATGACCTGCTTAAGCGTTTCCCGCTGGAGGAGAGGATTTACCGTTTTCGCTGCGTGGAGGCCTGGTCGATGGTCGTGCCCTGGATCGGATTCGAGCTGGCGAAGCTAATCAAGTTTGCCGAACCCACCGGCAATGCCCGCTATATCGCCTTTCAAACGCTCTTCGATCCTGAGCAGATGCCGGGGCAGAAGAGCGGCTTTATGGGCGGCGGGCTTAACTATCCTTATGTTGAGGGGCTGCGGCTTGATGAAGCTATGCACCCCCTTTCGCTTCTGACCGTCGGCCTGTACGGCAAAACGCTGCCGCCGCAGAACGGCGCGCCAATCAGGCTGATGGCGCCGTGGAAATACGGCTTTAAGAACATCAAATCCATCGTGCAGATCCGCTTCACCCGCGAGCGCCCGCCGTCGACCTGGAATTTGGCGGCTCCCGATGAATATGGTTTTTACGCCAATGTAAATCCGCACGTAGACCATCCCCGCTGGTCGCAGGCGACGGAGCGCGTAATCGGCGCCGGCGGTATTCTGGATGTACAACGGCAGCCGACGCTGTTGTTCAACGGTTACGCCGAGCAGGTCGCCTCGTTGTATCGGGGTTTGAACCTGCGGGAAAACTTCTGATTAATGCGGATAATAACAGTTGGATAAAACCTGAATGCGGCTAACACCACAACACCTGAAGCGGCTGAAAATCATACTCCATCTGGCGGCCTTTTTACCGCTGCCGTGGCTGATCCTGGCGGTCGATCAAGGATGGCTAAGCGCCGATCCGGCAAAAGATATCCAGCATTTCACCGGTCGAATGGCGCTGAAATTATTGCTTGCCACGCTGCTGATCGCGCCGCTGGCGCGTTACGGCGGGCAGCCGCTGCTTATTCGCTGCCGACGCCTGATCGGGCTATGGTGTTTCGCCTGGGCGACGCTGCATCTGGCGAGTTACGCGCTGTTTGAACTGGGGCTGAACCATCTGGCCTTACTGGGGGAAGAATTGCTCGCCCGGCCGTATTTAACGCTGGGGATCGCCAGTTGGCTGATTCTGCTGGCGTTAGCGCTCACCTCCCCCCGCATCGTGATGCGCAAGTTGGGATCCCGCTGGCAAAAACTGCATAACTTTATCTATCTGGTCGCAATTCTCGCACCGATACACTATCTTTGGTCAGTCAAAATAATCTCACCTCAACCCATTCTCTATGCACTGCTGGCGCTGGTCTTGTTACTATTACGTTATAAAAAATTCCGCCAATGGTGGCGATAAATCATCGTCACGTTGAACAGGCGGGCGCGGCTCCCGGCGGGACGCCGGTTGAATATCTCCGCAGATAAGACCAGTATTTAGCTGCGAATTGCGACGAAATGGTTATAATGCTCGACTTTGTTTTCAGCATCGGGCAATTTGCATCTGAAAGGTGACAAACGAATAGCTTCGCGCTATTTTGTGCGACATTGTTTTTTGCAATCTGGATCAATCGCGGGAGATAGCGGCACAATGGCAGGAAAGTTTCACATTTTGCTTTTAAATGGCCCGAACCTTAATCTGCTGGGAACCCGTGAGCCAGATAAATACGGCAAGACAACGCTGGCGGAAATTGTTAGCAATCTGGAAACACAGGCTCAGGCGTTGGACGTGCAGCTTTCTCATCTGCAATCCAATGCGGAGCATATTCTGATTGACAGAATCCATCAGGCCAGGGGAAATACGGATTTTATTTTGATTAATCCGGCGGCATTTACCCACACCAGCGTCGCGCTGCGCGACGCTTTGCTGGCGGTCGCCATCCCGTTTATCGAAATTCATTTGTCCAACGTGCATGCACGTGAGCCTTTCCGCCATCATTCCTATCTGTCTGATGTCGCGGTGGGCGTGATCTGCGGCTTAGGGGCAGATGGTTATAACTATGCGTTACAGACGGCGGTAAAACGCCTGTCTACCTCCAATTAAACAGAAGAGTACGGAACCACATCAATGGATATTCGTAAAATCAAAAAACTGATCGAACTGGTTGAAGAATCCGGCATCGCCGAACTGGAAATTTCCGAAGGTGAAGAATCAGTACGTATCAGTCGTGCCCCGGCAGCGCCAAGCTATCCCGTGATGCAGCAGGCCTACGTGCCGGCGCAACAACAGCCGGCGTTATCCTCCGCTGTTGCGCCTGTATCCGCGCCCGCCGTGGCGGAAACCGCCGCGGCGCCGGCAGCCATCAGTGGTCACATCGTTCGCTCTCCAATGGTTGGGACTTTCTACCGCACCCCGAGCCCTGATGCCAAAGCGTTTATTGAAGTAGGCCAGCAGGTCAATGTCGGCGATACGCTGTGCATTGTTGAAGCCATGAAAATGATGAACCAAATCGAAGCTGACAAAGCGGGCGTCGTCAAAGCGATTCTGCTCGACAACGGTCAACCGGTTGAATTTGACGAGCCGCTGGTTGTCATCGAATAACGGGGCTTACCATGCTAGATAAAATCGTTATCGCTAACCGCGGAGAGATTGCGCTGCGTATTTTGCGTGCCTGCAAAGAGCTGGGCATCAAAACCGTCGCCGTTCACTCCAGCGCGGATCGCGATCTGAAACACGTACTGCTGGCGGATGAAACCGTGTGTATCGGTCCGGCGCCGTCCACCAAAAGCTATCTGAATATCCCGGCGATCATCTCCGCCGCGGAAATCACCGGCTCCGCCGCTATTCACCCCGGCTATGGTTTTTTGTCGGAAAACGCTGACTTTGCCGAGCAAGTCGAGCGTTCCGGCTTTATTTTCATTGGCCCGCGCGCCGAAACCATTCGCCTGATGGGCGACAAAGTCTCCGCCATCAATGCCATGAAAAAAGCCGGCGTGCCTTGCGTTCCCGGCTCCGACGGCCCGCTGGACGGCGATATGGAAAAAAACCGCGCCTTCGCCAAACGTATCGGCTATCCGGTGATCATTAAGGCCTCCGGCGGCGGCGGCGGTCGCGGTATGCGCGTCGTACGCAGCGATAAAGAGCTGGAACAGTCCATCAATATGACCCGTGCGGAAGCCAAAGCGGCGTTCAACAACGACATGGTTTATATGGAAAAATATCTGGAAAATCCGCGTCACGTGGAAATTCAGGTATTGGCGGACGGCCAGGGCAACGCCATCTATCTGGCCGAGCGCGACTGCTCTATGCAGCGCCGTCACCAGAAAGTGGTGGAAGAAGCCCCCGCTCCGGGCATCACCGGCGAACAGCGCAAATTTATCGGCGAGCGCTGCGCAAAAGCCTGTCTCGACATCAACTATCGCGGTGCCGGCACCTTCGAATTCCTGTACGAAAACGGCGAGTTCTACTTCATTGAAATGAACACCCGTATTCAGGTGGAACACCCGGTTACCGAAATGATTACCGGCGTGGATTTGATCAAGGAGCAATTACGCATTGCCGACGGTCAGCCGCTGTCCATCAAGCAGGAAGACATTCACGTTCGCGGCCACGCGGTAGAATGCCGTATCAACGCCGAAGATCCGAATACCTTCCTGCCGAGCCCAGGTAAAATCACCCGCTTCCACGCGCCGGGCGGTTTCGGCGTGCGTTGGGAATCGCATATCTACGCCGGGTACACCGTACCGCCGTATTACGATTCCATGATCGGGAAATTGATCGCCTATGGCGAAACCCGCGAAGTGGCGATTGCCCGCATGAAAAATGCATTGGCTGAACTGATCATCGACGGCATCAAAACCAACGTCGAACTTCAGATGAAGATCATGAACGACGAAAACTTCCAGAAAGGCGGAACCAATATCCACTATCTGGAGAAGAAACTCGGTTTGCAGTAAAGCGGCATATCGCTGAAAGCCAAGGGAAAACACGGGGATGAGGTTAACGCTTACGCCGCCTCGCCCCGCGTTTCCCGATCTCGCCGCGATGAATTCGCGCCGCGGCGATTAATAGCGATAGGCGATCCCCAGCCAGTAGTTGCGGCCCTCTTCGACATACCCTTCCTGATAGGCGTATGCCTTATCAAACAAATTATTGATTGATGCGTTAACGCTGACTCCGCGCCCCAGGTCGTAATCCAACCGAACGCTGGTGACGGCGAATCCGCGCGTTTTATCGTTATTGTCCGAATTATTGAATCCCCAGCTACGCGCCTCTTCCATCACGGTGATACTGAACGACTCGACCGGCGTTACGGTAGCCCAGGCGAAAACCTTATGCTTTGGCAAATCCACGATATTGCCGATTTCCCGGCGCTTAACATCGCTGTGGATCAAGCCGTAATTTATCCCGACCGATAACCAATGTTCGATGTCGCCATGAATGCCCACGTCCAGACCATAGTAATCCACCCGGCCGCTGTTGCGATTCTGAATCAGGGTCGGCGCGATGTTATGCGACAAAATCGCATCCGATACCCGGTTATAGTACACGCCGGCATCAAAGCCCCAGCCGTCGGCAAGAGCGCCACGATAATTCAGCTCAACATTGCGCGCACGTTCGGCCTTCAGATCAGGGTTTACCAGCGCGTCCTGATTGCTCGCGGGTTTCGATGTCGTATAGCGTTCCTTCAGCGTTGGAAATCGGCTGCGCTCGGATAGCGAAAACTGCAATTCGTCCTGATTATCGAAGCGGTATTTCGTCATCATTTGCCAGTTAAAGGCATGCTGCTTATTTTGCTCATAGGTTGTTATCGAACCATCGGTTTCATGCTTCATGCCCTGCTTGCTATCTCGCCAGTCGTAACTGGCGCCAAACACCACGTCCAATTTATCGAGCGCGCTCCACTGGTATTCGCTTGCCATCGACCAGGTGCGATCTTTATAGCGATCATAGGGTGCGTTCCGCTCCCCTTTTTCACGGTGCACATCGTCTTTCCAGTGCAGAGCGAACGACAGCAAATCCGCCTCGCGCATATCGATTCCCAACTGCAACCCGGCGCCATTACTGAAATCCGCATAACGGCTGTAACTACCGTTTCCGCTCTTAAAATCCTCCAGCGTTCTGTACATCAGCAACGTATTTTCAAACTCATCGTGATAGAGGCGGCTTTTCAGCGTCACCCCGTCGGTTAACCGCGTCGTTCCCTGATAGTAATAGCTTGTTTTGTCATATTCAGGCCATTGCCAGTAACGCGCCGTCTGCGCCGGCGAGTTTCCGGCATAAGGCGGGGTATTTTTTTCGCCATCCAGCTTAATGTAAGTGAAAACATATTCGTCCGATTCCCGCGGAGTAAAACCGACTTTGACCATACCGCGTTTATCATCGTTGCCGGAATTCATCCGCTTACCTTCGCTGCCCGCCGCCGGATTATCCACGCCGTGAGGCAACCCGGCGAAACGCTGCTTCTGACGGCCGCCGCTTACCTGGAAAAAGCCCAAATCGCTTTTCCCTCCCAGCGACATGTCCATGTTGTAGGCGTTGTCCCGGCCGCGCGCCCAGCCCTGGCTCATACGAACGCTCGCTTCCAGCTCCTTTTTCGGCCGTAGCGTGGTGAGGTTAATTGCGCCCCCCATTTGATTCGGCCCCTGCAACAACGAGGCGTACCCTTTGGAAACCTCCACCGCCGCCAGGTCGGAAGCCTGAACGCGCCCCAGATCCAGATTACCGTCATAGGGCACATAAATCGGGACGCCATCAAGAAATACCGGAACCTGCCGGCTGTCAAAACCACGCACTTTCACCTGCTGTTCACTGCGGCTTCCCGATTTCTGCAAGGTCACGCCCGGCACCACGTTCAATGTCTCCGCCACATTACGACGATTCAACTGCTCAATCTGTTTCTGGGTGACGACATCATTGGTCGCTGCGACCGGGCTGCTCCAGACGGTCATTACATCTGTATCCCGCGAGTCGTCGGTCTCCGTTTCAGCGGCGGCCGGCGCGGGTGAGAGGGGTAACAAACCGAGGGGTAACAAACCGAGGGATAACATCCAGCTTAGTTTTTGTATTTGCATCACATTTCCCCTTTAGAATATATCGCTATGTTTTTTCTACATATTGATAGCGATTTACGCGTTTCCGATAAGGCAACCGGCCGGAAAAGGAGCATTACGATTTGGGTATCAGGACGACGCGAACGGCCGTCTCAACGCCACGGTATCCCAAAACACAAACGCCCAGTCCCGCGTTGGCGACACAAACGGCAGGTCATCATGCCGGTGCTGGTTGTAATAGTCTTTCAGACTCAGCATTTCACTCTCGCTTAATCCCCCCAACGACCAGGCGACGCCCTGGGCAAAGCGTTCGAACGTTTCGATCTGTCCCTGGCAATTTGGCCCGCGGATAAAATCTACCTTGGCGTGGATCCCCATCCGATAGAGGATATTCACCGCATAAATGTAATTTGGCAGAGAGGCGGAGGTTCGCCCGATGGCCGACAGGATCCGGGGATCGACAAAAGTGGGAGACACCGTATGCGTGGTATATACCCGCATACGGGCCTGCTGATTCAGCTTGTAAAGCGCCTGTTCCAAATCCATCACCAGCGTGGAACGCGACGCGACGGCGATATCGCACTCCGGCAGCCCCGACCAGTCATCTTCCCAGGCGCAATGGATAAACGTTGCATGGGTTACGCCCATGGCGGCCGCCCGCCGCCGCGCGACATCCAACATGCCCTCGCTGTAATCGATGCCGTAAACCTGTTCGAAGTGCGCGGCAACATTCAAACACACGGAACCCGGTCCGCAGCCGACGTCCAGTAAGGTTTGCGCGCCGGAGAAATCCATTTTGGCGGCGAACTGCTCCAGATACGGATCGCGCGGCGCGGCGCAGTTTTCCGCTATCTTTTGCGCGCGTTTATCCCAATGTTCCGGCGTTTTGGCCGTCCTGGCGGCACGCGCCAGATGCGCCCGATAGAGCGCGGAAAAATCAATCTCATCAATAATCATGTTCTTTTCCCCCAAATAAATGCCGTCAGGTTCGGAAATGCGCGTGAATGTCGCTTTCGTCCACGCCATAAAGCTCCGCCAGCCGAGCGGGCGTCAGCATGGCTTCGGGCAAGCCCTGTTGCGCGCCCGCGGAGGGGTACAACAGCACGACGCTTTCCGCCACGGCCATCGCATGCTGGGGATGATGCGTCGACATCAATATCGTCATGC
This window encodes:
- the msrP gene encoding protein-methionine-sulfoxide reductase catalytic subunit MsrP, with amino-acid sequence MAKNRKLTEADVTPEAIFHQRRRVLKALGVTAATLSLPLSAQADLLAWFTGGNRPKAPPGKPLSFTQPADWRLKTPLTPEDKVAGYNNFYEFGMDKADPAANAGGLKTAGWEIRIDGEVAKPITLDIDDLLKRFPLEERIYRFRCVEAWSMVVPWIGFELAKLIKFAEPTGNARYIAFQTLFDPEQMPGQKSGFMGGGLNYPYVEGLRLDEAMHPLSLLTVGLYGKTLPPQNGAPIRLMAPWKYGFKNIKSIVQIRFTRERPPSTWNLAAPDEYGFYANVNPHVDHPRWSQATERVIGAGGILDVQRQPTLLFNGYAEQVASLYRGLNLRENF
- the msrQ gene encoding protein-methionine-sulfoxide reductase heme-binding subunit MsrQ produces the protein MRLTPQHLKRLKIILHLAAFLPLPWLILAVDQGWLSADPAKDIQHFTGRMALKLLLATLLIAPLARYGGQPLLIRCRRLIGLWCFAWATLHLASYALFELGLNHLALLGEELLARPYLTLGIASWLILLALALTSPRIVMRKLGSRWQKLHNFIYLVAILAPIHYLWSVKIISPQPILYALLALVLLLLRYKKFRQWWR
- the aroQ gene encoding type II 3-dehydroquinate dehydratase, encoding MAGKFHILLLNGPNLNLLGTREPDKYGKTTLAEIVSNLETQAQALDVQLSHLQSNAEHILIDRIHQARGNTDFILINPAAFTHTSVALRDALLAVAIPFIEIHLSNVHAREPFRHHSYLSDVAVGVICGLGADGYNYALQTAVKRLSTSN
- the accB gene encoding acetyl-CoA carboxylase biotin carboxyl carrier protein, producing the protein MDIRKIKKLIELVEESGIAELEISEGEESVRISRAPAAPSYPVMQQAYVPAQQQPALSSAVAPVSAPAVAETAAAPAAISGHIVRSPMVGTFYRTPSPDAKAFIEVGQQVNVGDTLCIVEAMKMMNQIEADKAGVVKAILLDNGQPVEFDEPLVVIE
- the accC gene encoding acetyl-CoA carboxylase biotin carboxylase subunit, whose protein sequence is MLDKIVIANRGEIALRILRACKELGIKTVAVHSSADRDLKHVLLADETVCIGPAPSTKSYLNIPAIISAAEITGSAAIHPGYGFLSENADFAEQVERSGFIFIGPRAETIRLMGDKVSAINAMKKAGVPCVPGSDGPLDGDMEKNRAFAKRIGYPVIIKASGGGGGRGMRVVRSDKELEQSINMTRAEAKAAFNNDMVYMEKYLENPRHVEIQVLADGQGNAIYLAERDCSMQRRHQKVVEEAPAPGITGEQRKFIGERCAKACLDINYRGAGTFEFLYENGEFYFIEMNTRIQVEHPVTEMITGVDLIKEQLRIADGQPLSIKQEDIHVRGHAVECRINAEDPNTFLPSPGKITRFHAPGGFGVRWESHIYAGYTVPPYYDSMIGKLIAYGETREVAIARMKNALAELIIDGIKTNVELQMKIMNDENFQKGGTNIHYLEKKLGLQ
- a CDS encoding TonB-dependent receptor plug domain-containing protein, with the translated sequence MQIQKLSWMLSLGLLPLGLLPLSPAPAAAETETDDSRDTDVMTVWSSPVAATNDVVTQKQIEQLNRRNVAETLNVVPGVTLQKSGSRSEQQVKVRGFDSRQVPVFLDGVPIYVPYDGNLDLGRVQASDLAAVEVSKGYASLLQGPNQMGGAINLTTLRPKKELEASVRMSQGWARGRDNAYNMDMSLGGKSDLGFFQVSGGRQKQRFAGLPHGVDNPAAGSEGKRMNSGNDDKRGMVKVGFTPRESDEYVFTYIKLDGEKNTPPYAGNSPAQTARYWQWPEYDKTSYYYQGTTRLTDGVTLKSRLYHDEFENTLLMYRTLEDFKSGNGSYSRYADFSNGAGLQLGIDMREADLLSFALHWKDDVHREKGERNAPYDRYKDRTWSMASEYQWSALDKLDVVFGASYDWRDSKQGMKHETDGSITTYEQNKQHAFNWQMMTKYRFDNQDELQFSLSERSRFPTLKERYTTSKPASNQDALVNPDLKAERARNVELNYRGALADGWGFDAGVYYNRVSDAILSHNIAPTLIQNRNSGRVDYYGLDVGIHGDIEHWLSVGINYGLIHSDVKRREIGNIVDLPKHKVFAWATVTPVESFSITVMEEARSWGFNNSDNNDKTRGFAVTSVRLDYDLGRGVSVNASINNLFDKAYAYQEGYVEEGRNYWLGIAYRY
- a CDS encoding class I SAM-dependent methyltransferase — protein: MIIDEIDFSALYRAHLARAARTAKTPEHWDKRAQKIAENCAAPRDPYLEQFAAKMDFSGAQTLLDVGCGPGSVCLNVAAHFEQVYGIDYSEGMLDVARRRAAAMGVTHATFIHCAWEDDWSGLPECDIAVASRSTLVMDLEQALYKLNQQARMRVYTTHTVSPTFVDPRILSAIGRTSASLPNYIYAVNILYRMGIHAKVDFIRGPNCQGQIETFERFAQGVAWSLGGLSESEMLSLKDYYNQHRHDDLPFVSPTRDWAFVFWDTVALRRPFASS